A region from the Biomphalaria glabrata chromosome 14, xgBioGlab47.1, whole genome shotgun sequence genome encodes:
- the LOC129922647 gene encoding uncharacterized protein LOC129922647 → MISKDFGIQLFILIMGMTFSDSFILECPPVKEGAVVKVKAYFPGNHSLFKNGESALFFYRNKRQIGNCELNSRNICQNEYNNPNIKLTQIYTAGQYIFTLTSSSNTSWRNTSTSTLSGETWRVRLGKTEINKTCDIQVYAIFDKPECFPHISMEHFILTCFLRKVFPKALCVFHITLNNTHILKGSVSYNHEEIDGGGYYTTSCTFQASTSIENETYQISVTMYPNITGTVSDRKYGQSFTFFFPGNF, encoded by the exons ATGATCTCCAAAGATTTTGGGATTCAGCTTTTCATTTTGATTATGGGAATGACTTTTTCTG ATTCCTTCATCTTAGAGTGTCCTCCTGTAAAGGAAGGTGCAGTGGTAAAAGTCAAAGCATATTTTCCAGGAAatcattctctttttaaaaatggtgAATCAGCACTTTTCttttacagaaataaaagacaaaTAGGTAATTGTGAGCTCAATTCAAGAAATATCTGtcaaaatgaatacaataatcCCAATATCAAATTAACACAAATTTATACTGCTGGCCAATACATCTTTACATTAACATCAAGCAGTAACACAAGCTGGAGGAACACGTCAACCAGTACATTATCTGGTGAAACATGGAGAGTGCGATTAGGAAAAACAGAAATCAATAAAACATGTGACATTCAAGTCTATG ctattTTTGACAAGCCAGAATGTTTCCCTCACATTTCAATGgagcattttattttaacatgctTTCTAAGAAAAGTATTCCCCAAGGCGTTATGTGTATTCCATATTACACTGAATAAT ACTCATATTTTAAAAGGAAGTGTATCCTATAACCACGAGGAGATTGATGGCGGAGGCTATTACACAACATCCTGCACATTTCAAGCTTCGACTAGTATAGAAAACGAAACATATCAGATCAGTGTGACTATGTACCCCAACATCACTGGTACAGTCAGTGATAGAAAGTATGGACaaagtttcacttttttttttccaggtaATTTTTAG